One part of the Leclercia sp. LSNIH1 genome encodes these proteins:
- the cyoB gene encoding cytochrome o ubiquinol oxidase subunit I: MFGKLTLDAVPYHEPIIMVTIAAIIIGGAALVGLITYFGKWSYLWNEWLTSVDHKKLGIMYCIVGIVMLIRGFADAIMMRSQQALASAGEAGFLPPHHYDQIFTAHGVIMIFFVAMPLVIGLMNVVVPLQIGARDVAFPFLNNLSFWFTVVGVILVNLSLGVGEFAQTGWLAYPPLSGIEYSPGVGVDYWIWALQLSGIGTTLTGINFFVTILKMRAPGMTMFKMPVFTWASLCANVLIIASFPILTVTIALLTLDRYLGTHFFTNDMGGNMMMYINLIWAWGHPEVYILVLPVFGVFSEIAATFSRKRLFGYTSLVWATVCITVLSFIVWLHHFFTMGAGANVNAFFGITTMIIAIPTGVKIFNWLFTMYQGRIQFHSAMLWTIGFIVTFSVGGMTGVLLAVPGADFVLHNSLFLIAHFHNVIIGGVVFGCFAGVTYWWPKAFGFTLNETWGKRAFWFWIIGFFVAFMPLYVLGFMGMTRRLSQQIDPQFHPMLLIAAGGAALIACGIACQLIQYYVSIRDRNLNRDLTGDPWGGRTLEWATSSPPPFYNFAVVPHIHERDAFWEMKEKGEAYKQPTHYEEIHMPKNSGAGIVIAAFTMVFGFAMIWHIWWLAIVGFAGVVISWIVKSFDEDVDYYVPVREVEKLENQHFDEISKAGLKNGN; this comes from the coding sequence ATGTTCGGAAAATTGACACTGGATGCAGTGCCGTACCATGAACCCATTATCATGGTTACGATTGCTGCAATTATCATTGGTGGCGCGGCCTTAGTTGGCCTGATCACTTACTTCGGTAAGTGGAGCTACCTGTGGAATGAGTGGCTGACTTCGGTTGACCACAAAAAACTCGGCATCATGTACTGCATCGTCGGTATCGTCATGTTAATTCGTGGCTTTGCGGATGCGATCATGATGCGTAGCCAGCAGGCGCTCGCCTCGGCGGGTGAAGCAGGCTTCCTGCCACCGCACCACTACGATCAGATCTTTACCGCCCACGGCGTTATCATGATCTTCTTCGTGGCGATGCCGCTGGTTATCGGTCTGATGAACGTAGTTGTGCCGCTGCAGATCGGTGCGCGCGACGTTGCGTTCCCGTTCCTGAACAACCTGAGCTTCTGGTTCACGGTTGTCGGTGTGATTCTGGTTAACCTCTCTCTGGGCGTCGGTGAGTTCGCGCAGACCGGTTGGCTGGCCTATCCGCCGCTATCGGGAATTGAATACAGTCCTGGCGTAGGTGTTGACTACTGGATTTGGGCGCTGCAGCTCTCCGGTATCGGTACTACCCTGACCGGTATTAACTTCTTCGTGACCATCCTGAAGATGCGTGCCCCAGGCATGACGATGTTCAAGATGCCGGTATTTACCTGGGCATCTCTGTGCGCCAACGTCCTGATTATCGCCTCTTTCCCAATTCTGACCGTCACCATCGCGCTGCTGACCCTGGATCGCTATCTGGGTACCCATTTCTTTACCAACGATATGGGTGGCAACATGATGATGTACATCAACCTGATTTGGGCCTGGGGTCACCCGGAAGTGTACATCCTGGTTCTGCCGGTGTTCGGTGTCTTCTCCGAAATCGCGGCGACCTTCTCGCGTAAACGTCTGTTTGGTTACACCTCGCTCGTGTGGGCAACCGTATGTATTACCGTTCTGTCGTTCATCGTCTGGCTGCACCACTTCTTCACCATGGGTGCGGGCGCGAACGTAAACGCCTTCTTCGGTATTACGACCATGATTATCGCAATCCCTACCGGGGTTAAGATCTTCAACTGGCTGTTCACCATGTACCAGGGCCGTATCCAGTTCCACTCAGCAATGCTGTGGACCATCGGCTTCATCGTGACCTTCTCCGTCGGTGGGATGACCGGTGTACTGCTGGCTGTTCCAGGTGCTGACTTCGTTCTGCACAACAGCCTGTTCCTGATCGCGCACTTCCACAACGTTATCATCGGCGGCGTCGTCTTCGGTTGCTTCGCTGGCGTAACCTACTGGTGGCCAAAAGCGTTCGGCTTCACGCTGAACGAAACCTGGGGTAAACGCGCGTTCTGGTTCTGGATTATCGGCTTCTTCGTGGCATTTATGCCGCTGTACGTGCTGGGCTTCATGGGTATGACCCGTCGTCTGAGCCAGCAGATCGATCCGCAGTTCCACCCAATGCTGCTGATTGCAGCGGGCGGCGCGGCGCTGATTGCCTGCGGTATCGCATGTCAGCTGATTCAGTACTACGTCTCTATCCGTGACCGTAACCTGAACCGCGACCTGACCGGTGACCCATGGGGTGGCCGTACGCTGGAGTGGGCGACCTCTTCTCCACCGCCGTTCTATAACTTTGCCGTTGTGCCGCACATTCATGAGCGTGACGCATTCTGGGAAATGAAAGAAAAAGGCGAAGCGTACAAGCAACCTACGCATTACGAAGAGATCCACATGCCGAAAAACAGCGGTGCGGGCATTGTCATCGCCGCATTCACTATGGTATTTGGTTTCGCAATGATCTGGCACATCTGGTGGTTGGCGATTGTTGGCTTTGCCGGCGTCGTAATTAGCTGGATTGTGAAGAGCTTTGACGAGGACGTGGACTACTACGTACCAGTCCGTGAAGTCGAAAAACTGGAAAACCAGCATTTCGATGAGATTTCTAAAGCGGGGCTGAAAAATGGCAACTGA